From one Anopheles bellator chromosome 1, idAnoBellAS_SP24_06.2, whole genome shotgun sequence genomic stretch:
- the LOC131206154 gene encoding uncharacterized protein LOC131206154 isoform X1, with translation MLESMIMNRIFRYFMKFHGYFIAFCTIFFTSVIIVSSFMGREVRDEPLFVEEELVEAVQRFPVLIQLESALWLCASALLVAGLYRENKNFLTPFLALFIVDGVVVIVQETVNLCTGRPSELAMIETRQLVIMLLANVYVLVSLIVLYRMFGKGPLPVPQNNFVRFDNEQDVESGPAAAQAPPQTATAVHGVPAIGAT, from the exons ATGCTCGAATCAATGATCATGAACCGAATCTTTCGGTACTTCATGAAGTTCCACGGGTACTTCATCGCGTTTTGCACGATCTTCTTCACGTcggtcatcatcgtcagctcGTTCATGGGCCGGGAGGTGCGCGACGAGCCGCTGTTCGTGGAGGAAGAAT TAGTCGAGGCGGTCCAACGGTTCCCGGTGCTGATCCAGCTCGAGTCGGCCCTCTGGCTGTGCGCCTCGGCCCTCCTGGTGGCCGGCCTGTACCGG gaaaacaaaaactttctcACCCCCTTTCTGGCGCTGTTCATCGTCGACGGCGTGGTCGTGATCGTCCAGGAAACGGTTAACCTCTGCACCGGGCGCCCCTCGGAGCTGGCCATGATCGAGACCCGCCAGCTGGTCATCATGCTAC TGGCCAACGTGTACGTGCTGGTCAGCCTGATCGTGCTGTACCGGATGTTCGGCAAGggcccgctgccggtgccgcagAACAACTTTGTGCGCTTCGACAACGAACAGGACGTGGAGTCGGGACCGGCCGCGGCTCAGGCCCCGCCACAGACCGCGACGGCGGTCCACGGTGTCCCGGCGATCGGTGCCACCTAG
- the LOC131206154 gene encoding uncharacterized protein LOC131206154 isoform X2: MLESMIMNRIFRYFMKFHGYFIAFCTIFFTSVIIVSSFMGREVRDEPLFVEEEFEAVQRFPVLIQLESALWLCASALLVAGLYRENKNFLTPFLALFIVDGVVVIVQETVNLCTGRPSELAMIETRQLVIMLLANVYVLVSLIVLYRMFGKGPLPVPQNNFVRFDNEQDVESGPAAAQAPPQTATAVHGVPAIGAT, encoded by the exons ATGCTCGAATCAATGATCATGAACCGAATCTTTCGGTACTTCATGAAGTTCCACGGGTACTTCATCGCGTTTTGCACGATCTTCTTCACGTcggtcatcatcgtcagctcGTTCATGGGCCGGGAGGTGCGCGACGAGCCGCTGTTCGTGGAGGAAGAAT TCGAGGCGGTCCAACGGTTCCCGGTGCTGATCCAGCTCGAGTCGGCCCTCTGGCTGTGCGCCTCGGCCCTCCTGGTGGCCGGCCTGTACCGG gaaaacaaaaactttctcACCCCCTTTCTGGCGCTGTTCATCGTCGACGGCGTGGTCGTGATCGTCCAGGAAACGGTTAACCTCTGCACCGGGCGCCCCTCGGAGCTGGCCATGATCGAGACCCGCCAGCTGGTCATCATGCTAC TGGCCAACGTGTACGTGCTGGTCAGCCTGATCGTGCTGTACCGGATGTTCGGCAAGggcccgctgccggtgccgcagAACAACTTTGTGCGCTTCGACAACGAACAGGACGTGGAGTCGGGACCGGCCGCGGCTCAGGCCCCGCCACAGACCGCGACGGCGGTCCACGGTGTCCCGGCGATCGGTGCCACCTAG
- the LOC131206155 gene encoding uncharacterized protein LOC131206155 produces MPPVAQYQSHLERRAAGHAMDPEFVRFIKFNGYLLATLICYHTFVQAFGLPPRLQQWYQCPGGQSWFGRDHPVVDGVLLLCWITAVASLYQALKLEVVAMLRPIGYLLSLKVLLVVVQDMVSTWNDDAEERYLRNAQDVLAWSAFLVYFYYTLYTLKHLFRRQDHRQPGLQSIETLASSVEVKPCYSPMPAV; encoded by the exons ATGCCGCCCGTGGCGCAGTATCAGTCCCATTTGGaacgccgggccgccgggcacGCGATGGATCCCGAATTCGTTCGATTCATCAAATTCAACGGTTACCTTCTGGCGACGTTGATTTGCTATCACACGTTCGTGCAAGCGTTCGGATTGCCGCCCCGGCTCCAGCAGTGGTACCAGTGCCCCGGCGGACAAA GTTGGTTCGGCCGTGATCATCCCGTTGTCGATggggtgttgctgttgtgttgGATCACCGCCGTAGCCTCGCTTTATCAGGCACTCAAACTG GAAGTGGTAGCGATGCTGCGCCCGATCGGTTACTTGCTGTCGCTAAAAGTGCTGCTCGTGGTGGTGCAGGACATGGTCAGCACCTGGAACGATGATGCCGAGGAGCGCTATCTACGCAACGCGCAGGACGTTCTCGCGTGGTCCG CGTTTCTGGTGTACTTCTACTACACACTGTACACACTGAAGCACCTCTTCCGGCGGCAGGATCACCGACAGCCCGGGCTACAATCAATCGAAACACTGGCATCATCGGTGGAGGTGAAACCCTGCTATTCGCCGATGCCAGCCGTCTAG
- the LOC131206157 gene encoding uncharacterized protein LOC131206157: protein MERSLRRYVKAHGYAIALAALFFGCIFVASIVSGDQLQRSSSEYAFFRSRPLEQLIFSIAWIVAGMIFLLGLICERKEAIFPFTTVFLVEWSLVLVQLLGRLRSRGVADLILSAEAAVFLLVPLYVGYTLVVLYRVFDSRYKEEDDIEQQIHQPVKFFFGDEPDDPSYS, encoded by the exons ATGGAGCGATCGCTGAGGCGGTACGTGAAAGCCCACGGGTACGCCATCGCCCTGGCTGCCCTATTTTTCGGATGCATCTTCGTGGCCAGTATTGTCAGCGGTGACCAGCTGCAGCGTTCGTCGAGCGAGT ATGCGTTCTTCCGATCGCGACCCCTCGAGCAGCTGATATTCTCGATCGCCTGGATCGTCGCCGGGATGATCTTTCTGCTGGGGTTGATCTGCGAGCGCAAGGAAGCGATCTTTCCGTTCACGACCGTCTTCCTGGTCGAGTGGAGCCTGGTCCTGGTGCAGCTGCTCGGGAGGCTACGgagccgtggcgtggcggacCTGATCCTGTCCGCCGAGGCTGCCGTATTCCTGT TGGTGCCACTGTACGTTGGCTACACGTTGGTGGTCCTGTACCGGGTGTTCGACAGCCGGTACAAGGAGGAGGACGACATCGAGCAGCAAATCCACCAACCGGTCAAGTTCTTCTTCGGCGACGAACCGGACGACCCCAGCTACAGCTAG
- the LOC131206159 gene encoding uncharacterized protein LOC131206159 → MDKYLRLFIKYQVYTIVMFTSLMIALFTPVLAHHDANSIEDLRLGGVTAVMFASGWFTATVFLVVAIHKEDKRCIYPYAFMFALDLVLLILREIYVMIIGDFLLELWSIKITVVLMTVPYVTASLLALHRLYTVDPIVTQRSEGFVRFERNETSEPTQVVQSSA, encoded by the exons ATGGACAAATACTTGCGGTTGTTCATCAAGTACCAGGTGTACACGATCGTGATGTTCACGTCGCTTATGATCGCACTCTTCACTCCCGTCCTGGCGCACCACGATGCAAACAGCA TCGAAGACCTGCGGCTCGGCGGAGTGACGGCCGTAATGTTTGCCAGCGGCTGGTTTACGGCGACCGTTTTTCTCGTGGTCGCCATACACAAG GAGGACAAACGCTGCATATATCCGTACGCGTTCATGTTCGCGCTGGATCTCGTTTTGTTGATATTACGCGAAATCTATGTCATGATCATCGGGGACTTTTTGCTCGAACTGTGGAGCATTAAAATCACGGTGGTGCTGATGA CGGTACCGTACGTGACGGCCAGTTTGCTGGCCCTGCACCGGCTGTACACcgtcgatccgatcgtcacgcagcgcagcgaaggATTCGTGCGcttcgaacggaacgaaaccaGTGAACCGACTCAGGTGGTGCAGTCGTCCGCCTGA
- the LOC131206156 gene encoding uncharacterized protein LOC131206156 — MERYLRFYIKFQGYMIGVFTLVFSVLITMVIFNTNNFTYPLEYYYNYRFMGAVAVLLGVMWFGAGAAFLYGVYRESKQCLLPFALLYLIDLFLIAIRDILMLWHDKRFYSMVFTNLPSAFVTLYITCYLLMTLIALSRLFSTDPKPEPGSNFIRFNNGIQNPITVEEEADELLVE; from the exons ATGGAGCGATACCTGCGGTTCTACATCAAGTTTCAGGGCTACATGATCGGTGTGTTCACgttggtgttttcggtgctCATCACTATGGTCATCTTCAACACGAACAACTTCACCTACCCGTTGGAGTACT ACTACAACTACCGCTTCATGGGCGCCGTAGCAGTCCTGCTGGGCGTGATGTGGTTCGGGGCTGGGGCCGCCTTCCTGTACGGTGTTTACCGCGAGTCCAAGCAGTGCCTGTTGCCGTTCGCGCTACTGTACCTGATCGATCTGTTTCTGATCGCGATCCGAGACATCCTTATGTTGTGGCACGACAAACGTTTCTACTCGATGGTGTTTACAAACTTGCCCTCTGCGTTTGTAACGTTGT ACATCACTTGCTACCTGCTGATGACGTTGATTGCCCTCTCGCGACTGTTCAGTACCGATccgaagccggagccgggcTCCAACTTTATTCGGTTCAACAACGGCATCCAGAACCCGATCACGGTCGAGGAAGAAGCGGACGAGCTTCTAGTAGAATAA